Proteins encoded in a region of the Oscillospiraceae bacterium genome:
- a CDS encoding peptidoglycan recognition family protein translates to MNLHKLILTNNACYKAGRTITPKGIMVHSTGANNPNLKRYVGPDDGLLGKNQYNNHWNQNTPDGRQVCVHGFIGKLADGSVATYQTLPWNMRGWHCGGSGNDTHISFEICEDGLTDAAYFNAIYKEAAELCAYLCKQYGLTEKDVICHSEGYKLGIASNHGDVMHWFPRFGKSMDTFRAEVGKLLTASAPTPVPTPTPSGFSVGDRVVLNGAVYADSYGGGKGRSFQNRTCTVTRIVDLKRKCPYLLDNGLGWVPKDSIRKA, encoded by the coding sequence AGGGCATCATGGTGCATTCCACTGGGGCGAATAACCCCAACCTCAAACGCTACGTCGGCCCCGACGACGGACTGCTCGGCAAAAACCAGTACAACAACCACTGGAACCAGAACACGCCGGACGGACGGCAGGTCTGCGTTCACGGTTTTATCGGTAAGCTGGCTGACGGTTCCGTCGCGACTTACCAGACCCTGCCGTGGAATATGCGCGGCTGGCACTGCGGTGGCTCCGGCAACGACACGCACATTTCCTTTGAAATCTGTGAGGACGGCCTGACGGACGCGGCATACTTCAACGCCATATATAAGGAGGCGGCCGAACTGTGCGCCTACCTCTGTAAACAGTATGGGCTGACTGAAAAAGACGTCATTTGCCATTCCGAGGGTTACAAGCTGGGGATTGCCAGTAATCACGGCGACGTCATGCACTGGTTCCCGAGGTTTGGGAAGAGCATGGATACCTTCCGCGCCGAGGTTGGGAAGCTGCTCACGGCGTCTGCTCCCACACCCGTCCCAACTCCTACTCCGTCTGGCTTTTCCGTCGGCGACCGGGTCGTTTTGAACGGCGCGGTTTATGCCGACAGCTACGGCGGCGGGAAAGGACGCTCCTTCCAGAACAGAACTTGCACCGTAACCCGCATAGTCGACCTCAAGCGCAAATGCCCGTACCTGCTGGACAATGGCTTAGGCTGGGTGCCTAAGGACAGCATTCGAAAAGCATAA